In Fusobacterium canifelinum, a genomic segment contains:
- a CDS encoding N-acetylmannosamine-6-phosphate 2-epimerase — protein MNKILESIKGKLIVSCQALEDEPLHSSFIMGRMAYAAYSGGAAGIRANTVDDIKEIKKNVSLPIIGIIKKVYNNSDVYITPTIKEIEDLINEGVQIIAIDATKRERPDKRELKDLITEIKEKYPNQLIMADVSSVDEALYAEKIGFDIVGTTLVGYTDYTKNYKALEELEKVVKVVKIPVIAEGNIDTPLKAKKALEIGAFAVVVGGAITRPQQITKKFVDEMK, from the coding sequence ATGAATAAAATTTTAGAAAGTATAAAAGGGAAATTGATAGTTTCTTGTCAGGCTTTAGAAGATGAACCTCTACATAGTTCTTTTATAATGGGAAGAATGGCTTATGCAGCTTATTCAGGTGGAGCTGCTGGTATTCGTGCAAACACTGTTGATGATATAAAAGAAATTAAAAAAAATGTATCACTTCCAATAATTGGAATTATAAAAAAAGTTTATAACAATTCTGATGTATATATTACTCCAACAATAAAAGAAATTGAAGATTTAATAAATGAAGGTGTTCAAATAATTGCTATTGATGCAACTAAAAGAGAAAGACCTGATAAGAGAGAATTAAAAGATCTTATAACTGAAATAAAAGAAAAATATCCTAATCAACTTATTATGGCAGATGTATCATCAGTTGATGAAGCCTTATATGCTGAAAAAATTGGTTTTGATATAGTAGGAACAACACTTGTTGGTTATACTGATTATACAAAAAACTATAAAGCTTTGGAAGAACTTGAAAAAGTTGTTAAGGTTGTAAAAATTCCAGTGATAGCTGAGGGAAATATTGATACTCCTTTAAAAGCTAAAAAAGCTCTTGAAATAGGTGCTTTTGCTGTTGTAGTTGGTGGAGCAATAACTAGACCTCAACAAATAACCAAAAAGTTTGTAGATGAAATGAAGTAG
- a CDS encoding TRAP transporter large permease → MEKLLPIILLFVIFFLNVPICFALFSSTFFYFIFINTNTYPDLILQVFVNSAQSFPLLAIPFFIMAGAVMNYSGISSRLMGVAEVLTGHMKGGLAQVNVLLSTLMGGISGSANADAAMECKILVPEMTKRGYSKEFSAAITAASSAITPVIPPGINLIIYSLIANVSVAKMFIAGYVPGIVMCVSLMVTVYFIAKKRDYKPIREKRASSKEILKVLKDSFWALFLPFGIIMGMRMGFFTPTEAGAIAVVYCILVGFFIYKELRIKYFVDIIKETVYGTSTVMFIIIGATVFGQYLNWERIPYMIGEFLTNFTDNKYIFLLIVNLILLFIGMFIEGGAAMIILAPLLIPTAIALGIDPVHFGIVMIVNIMVGGLTPPFGSMMFLTCSIVQVEIKDFVKECMPFIITLLIVLIIVTFLPQLILFLPNLI, encoded by the coding sequence ATGGAAAAACTATTACCAATTATTTTATTGTTTGTAATTTTCTTTTTAAATGTGCCTATATGTTTTGCTTTATTTTCTTCAACTTTCTTTTATTTTATATTTATAAATACTAACACATACCCAGATTTAATATTACAAGTATTTGTAAATAGTGCACAATCTTTTCCACTTCTTGCTATTCCATTTTTTATAATGGCTGGTGCAGTTATGAATTATTCTGGAATAAGTTCGAGGCTTATGGGAGTGGCAGAAGTTTTAACTGGGCATATGAAAGGTGGATTAGCTCAAGTAAATGTATTATTAAGTACATTGATGGGAGGAATATCAGGTTCAGCAAATGCAGATGCTGCTATGGAATGTAAAATATTAGTTCCTGAAATGACAAAAAGAGGATACTCTAAAGAATTTTCAGCAGCAATAACAGCAGCTTCTTCGGCAATAACACCAGTAATTCCACCAGGAATAAATTTAATTATTTATTCTCTTATCGCCAATGTATCAGTTGCAAAAATGTTTATAGCCGGATATGTTCCTGGAATAGTAATGTGTGTATCTTTGATGGTTACAGTCTATTTTATCGCAAAAAAAAGAGATTATAAACCAATAAGGGAAAAGAGAGCTAGCAGTAAGGAAATTTTAAAAGTTTTAAAAGATTCTTTTTGGGCATTATTTTTACCTTTTGGTATTATAATGGGAATGAGAATGGGATTTTTTACTCCAACAGAAGCAGGAGCAATAGCAGTTGTTTATTGTATATTAGTAGGATTTTTTATTTATAAGGAATTGAGGATTAAATATTTTGTAGATATAATAAAAGAAACTGTTTATGGAACAAGTACAGTAATGTTTATAATAATTGGAGCAACAGTTTTTGGACAATATTTAAACTGGGAAAGAATTCCATATATGATAGGAGAATTTCTAACTAATTTTACAGATAATAAGTATATTTTTTTACTTATAGTAAATTTAATTTTACTATTTATTGGTATGTTTATTGAAGGAGGAGCAGCTATGATAATTTTAGCTCCACTTTTGATACCAACAGCTATAGCTTTGGGGATAGATCCAGTTCATTTTGGTATAGTCATGATAGTTAATATTATGGTAGGAGGATTAACTCCACCATTTGGTTCAATGATGTTTCTAACCTGTTCTATTGTTCAGGTTGAAATTAAAGATTTTGTTAAAGAATGTATGCCATTTATAATAACACTATTAATTGTTTTAATTATAGTTACATTTTTACCACAATTAATATTATTTTTGCCAAATTTAATATAG
- a CDS encoding TRAP transporter small permease: MKKLLSNFEEIIAGFFLIITVLSVVLNVFYRSIGLGTISTSEEIATISFVWSVYIGAVACYKRKMHIGVDMLVQMLSKKGRNIFAIFLDIFLMVVNFIILYLCTIFIMTSQEKPTPVLGISSNYLNMALLISFFLMSVHSVIFLFKDIKKLKKVGEE, from the coding sequence ATGAAAAAGCTTTTAAGTAATTTTGAAGAAATTATAGCAGGCTTCTTTTTGATTATAACAGTTTTAAGTGTAGTTTTAAATGTATTTTATAGATCTATTGGTTTAGGGACAATATCTACCTCAGAAGAAATAGCTACTATATCTTTTGTATGGTCAGTGTATATTGGAGCAGTTGCCTGTTATAAAAGAAAAATGCACATAGGTGTAGATATGTTAGTTCAGATGCTTTCAAAGAAAGGAAGAAATATTTTTGCCATATTTTTAGATATATTTTTGATGGTAGTAAACTTTATAATACTATATTTATGTACAATATTTATAATGACCTCACAAGAAAAACCAACTCCTGTTTTAGGAATATCATCAAATTACTTGAATATGGCTTTGCTTATATCATTTTTCTTGATGTCAGTTCATTCAGTAATATTTCTTTTTAAAGATATAAAAAAATTAAAGAAAGTAGGTGAAGAATAA